One stretch of Lachnospiraceae bacterium oral taxon 096 DNA includes these proteins:
- a CDS encoding RNA methyltransferase: MIEATSNKRVREVVNLRKKASYRREKGLFTVEGQRIFEEVPIEEVREVYVTENFLKNAKAEIREKLERLKCELVSETVFSLMSDTKTPQGVLAVVKQRKYCLEEILATEKQQLLILERLQDPGNLGTIIRAGEGAGLTGVIMSGDTADIYNPKVIRSTMGSIFRVPFVYVEDLGNAIEKMKETGIKVYAAHLQGEHSYDREDYTHSSAFLIGNEANGLTQDVARHATHYIRIPMLGQLESLNAAVAASILMYELARQRRGE, from the coding sequence GTGATTGAAGCGACAAGCAATAAGAGGGTAAGGGAAGTCGTCAATTTGCGGAAAAAAGCATCCTATCGAAGAGAAAAGGGACTCTTTACTGTGGAGGGCCAGCGCATTTTTGAGGAGGTGCCCATAGAAGAAGTTAGGGAAGTCTATGTGACAGAAAATTTTTTGAAAAATGCTAAGGCAGAAATAAGAGAAAAATTGGAAAGACTCAAATGTGAGCTGGTCTCGGAGACAGTTTTTTCATTGATGAGCGATACCAAGACACCGCAGGGAGTGCTTGCCGTAGTCAAGCAAAGAAAGTATTGTCTCGAAGAGATTTTAGCGACAGAAAAACAGCAGTTGCTTATTTTGGAGCGACTTCAAGATCCAGGAAATTTGGGAACGATTATTCGTGCAGGTGAGGGAGCAGGTCTTACCGGTGTAATTATGAGTGGGGATACGGCAGATATTTATAATCCGAAGGTGATCCGCTCGACTATGGGATCTATTTTTCGAGTTCCATTTGTCTATGTAGAGGATTTGGGCAATGCCATTGAAAAAATGAAGGAGACAGGGATTAAAGTATATGCCGCACATCTGCAGGGAGAACATAGCTATGATAGAGAGGATTATACTCACTCCAGTGCATTTTTGATTGGCAATGAGGCCAATGGATTGACACAGGATGTAGCAAGGCATGCGACACATTATATTCGGATTCCAATGTTAGGTCAGTTGGAGTCCTTAAATGCTGCTGTAGCAGCATCTATTTTGATGTATGAATTGGCAAGACAAAGAAGGGGAGAATGA
- the argF gene encoding ornithine carbamoyltransferase: protein MNLKGRNFITLKDFTPEEIEYLLDLAAKLKADKKRGITGNSLKGKNIALIFEKPSTRTRCAFVVGARDEGGFPEYLGKDDIQLGHKESVADTARVLGRMFDGIEFRGFAHKTVEELAKYAGVPVWNGLTDEYHPTQILADLLTMQEHFGHLKGLHFVYAGDGRNNMANSLMIGMTKMGVNFTIIAPKALQPTKELVELCKGYAKESGAKLQISDDVLAVKDADVIYTDVWASMGEEDKAKERIELLSPYQVNAKLMASTGKDSTIFMHCLPAVKGKEVTEDVFEKYADVVFDEAENRMHTIKAVMVATLGN from the coding sequence ATGAATTTAAAGGGAAGAAATTTTATCACATTAAAAGATTTTACACCAGAGGAAATTGAATATTTACTTGATTTGGCTGCAAAGTTAAAGGCGGACAAAAAAAGGGGCATTACAGGAAATTCATTGAAGGGCAAAAATATTGCATTGATTTTTGAAAAGCCATCGACAAGAACACGCTGTGCCTTTGTTGTCGGTGCAAGGGATGAGGGAGGATTTCCTGAGTACCTTGGAAAAGATGATATTCAGCTTGGTCACAAGGAGAGCGTGGCGGATACGGCGAGAGTATTGGGAAGAATGTTTGATGGCATTGAATTTCGTGGCTTTGCCCATAAAACGGTGGAGGAACTTGCAAAATATGCAGGTGTACCTGTGTGGAATGGTTTGACGGATGAGTATCATCCAACCCAGATCCTTGCTGACCTTTTGACTATGCAGGAGCACTTTGGGCATTTAAAGGGACTTCATTTTGTCTATGCGGGAGATGGAAGAAACAATATGGCCAATTCTCTCATGATTGGTATGACAAAGATGGGAGTAAACTTTACGATTATTGCACCAAAGGCATTACAGCCAACAAAGGAATTAGTTGAGCTTTGTAAGGGATATGCAAAGGAATCAGGTGCCAAATTGCAGATCAGCGATGATGTTTTGGCAGTAAAAGATGCAGATGTAATCTATACAGATGTGTGGGCTTCTATGGGCGAAGAAGATAAGGCAAAGGAGCGTATTGAATTGCTTAGTCCTTATCAAGTCAATGCAAAATTAATGGCAAGCACGGGAAAGGACAGCACGATCTTTATGCACTGCTTACCAGCGGTAAAGGGCAAGGAAGTGACAGAGGATGTCTTTGAGAAATATGCGGATGTCGTCTTTGATGAGGCGGAGAATCGCATGCATACTATTAAGGCCGTGATGGTCGCCACATTGGGAAATTAA
- a CDS encoding phosphoribosylaminoimidazolesuccinocarboxamide synthase, which translates to MEKLELLYEGKTKNLYKTDSADIGILSFTDEITAMGGEKRETIVGKGAVNNKVSNRIFQILSAKGIPTHYVEEFNETETAVKRASTILLKVVVRNYSAGKFAERTGIEEGVKLKMPVLEFAYKNDKLGEPMINGYYALALDIITQDEIDKIATYAFKINEILIDYFGSKGIDLIDFKIEFGRYHGEIILIDEISPDTCRLWDKQTHVKLDKDRFKRDLGNVQDAYQEVFKRLGIM; encoded by the coding sequence ATGGAAAAACTGGAATTATTATACGAGGGAAAGACAAAAAATCTCTATAAGACAGACAGTGCAGACATTGGGATTTTGTCATTTACAGATGAAATCACTGCGATGGGGGGAGAAAAAAGAGAGACCATTGTTGGAAAAGGTGCTGTCAATAATAAGGTGTCTAACCGCATTTTTCAGATTCTTTCAGCAAAGGGAATCCCAACACATTATGTGGAAGAATTCAATGAGACAGAGACTGCTGTGAAAAGGGCTTCGACAATTTTGTTAAAGGTAGTGGTGAGGAATTACTCAGCAGGAAAGTTTGCTGAGCGAACAGGAATTGAAGAAGGGGTGAAATTAAAAATGCCCGTTCTTGAATTTGCTTATAAAAATGATAAGCTAGGAGAGCCAATGATTAATGGCTACTATGCACTAGCTTTGGATATCATCACACAGGATGAGATAGACAAGATTGCAACATATGCATTTAAAATCAATGAAATTTTAATTGATTATTTTGGCAGCAAGGGAATTGATTTAATCGATTTTAAGATTGAGTTTGGAAGATATCATGGTGAGATTATTCTGATTGATGAGATTTCTCCAGATACTTGTAGACTTTGGGATAAGCAAACACATGTAAAGCTAGATAAGGATCGATTTAAGCGTGACCTTGGAAATGTACAAGATGCGTATCAAGAAGTGTTTAAACGTCTTGGCATTATGTAG
- the purF gene encoding amidophosphoribosyltransferase, giving the protein MGNLHEECGVFGMYDMNGGNVANSIYYGLFALQHRGQESCGIAVTDTKGKKGSYHVYKGMGLCNEVFTPEILENLKGNVGVGHVRYSTAGSSTRENAQPLVLSYVKGILGMAHNGNLVNAPQLREELAYTGAIFQTTIDSEVIAYLIARERIKTSSVEEAIGNTMNKLQGAYSLVVMSPRKLVGARDPQGFKPLCIGKRENTYILSSETCALDTIGAEFVRDVEPGEIVTISSDGIASDKSRCVREKQARCVFEYIYFARPDSVFDGVGVYESRIKAGRFLAMDEPVEADIVVGVPESGNAAALGYAMESGIPYGVAFVKNSYVGRTFIKPKQSSRESAVRVKLNVLRSAVEGKRVIMIDDSIVRGTTSSLIVNQLREAGAKEVHLKVSAPPFLHPCYFGTDIPNEQQLIAHNRTVDEICKAIGADSLSYLRMDRLKELSNGLPICTACFSADYPIEPPKEDIRGEYFDKGSDSCGAPKKLEQ; this is encoded by the coding sequence ATGGGAAATTTACACGAAGAATGTGGCGTTTTTGGTATGTACGATATGAATGGTGGCAATGTGGCCAATAGTATTTACTATGGGCTATTTGCCTTACAGCACCGAGGACAGGAAAGCTGTGGAATTGCAGTGACTGACACAAAGGGAAAAAAAGGCAGTTACCATGTCTACAAGGGAATGGGACTTTGCAATGAAGTATTTACACCAGAGATTTTAGAGAATTTAAAAGGAAATGTTGGTGTGGGTCATGTGCGCTATTCGACAGCAGGTTCTTCGACAAGAGAGAATGCACAGCCTTTGGTTTTAAGTTATGTGAAGGGAATTCTTGGAATGGCACATAATGGAAATTTGGTTAATGCACCACAGCTAAGAGAAGAGCTTGCTTATACTGGAGCAATTTTTCAAACGACCATTGATTCTGAGGTTATTGCCTATCTCATCGCTAGGGAGAGAATTAAGACAAGTTCTGTAGAAGAGGCGATAGGCAATACCATGAACAAACTACAGGGAGCTTATTCACTCGTGGTGATGAGTCCGAGAAAGCTAGTGGGTGCAAGAGACCCACAGGGGTTTAAGCCACTTTGCATAGGAAAGAGGGAAAACACCTATATTCTTTCCTCAGAGACATGTGCATTGGACACGATTGGTGCTGAGTTTGTGCGTGATGTTGAACCTGGAGAAATTGTAACCATTTCTAGTGATGGAATTGCTTCGGACAAGTCAAGATGTGTAAGAGAAAAACAAGCAAGATGTGTATTTGAATATATCTATTTTGCCAGACCAGATAGTGTATTTGATGGTGTGGGCGTGTATGAAAGTCGAATAAAGGCAGGAAGATTCCTCGCAATGGATGAGCCTGTAGAGGCAGATATTGTCGTTGGTGTTCCTGAGTCTGGCAATGCGGCAGCGCTTGGCTATGCGATGGAATCAGGAATTCCTTACGGTGTAGCTTTTGTAAAGAATAGTTATGTCGGAAGAACCTTCATTAAGCCAAAACAAAGCTCAAGGGAAAGTGCTGTTCGTGTCAAACTCAATGTATTGAGGAGTGCTGTTGAAGGAAAGCGAGTGATTATGATTGATGATTCAATTGTCAGGGGAACAACTAGTTCTTTGATTGTCAATCAATTGCGAGAGGCGGGAGCAAAGGAAGTACATTTAAAGGTGAGTGCTCCTCCATTTTTGCATCCTTGCTATTTCGGAACAGATATTCCAAATGAACAACAACTGATTGCCCACAATCGCACAGTTGATGAAATTTGCAAGGCGATTGGAGCAGATAGTTTATCTTACTTGAGGATGGATAGATTAAAGGAATTATCAAATGGTCTTCCAATTTGTACGGCGTGCTTTAGTGCGGATTATCCGATTGAACCACCAAAAGAAGATATTCGAGGAGAATATTTTGACAAGGGCAGTGATAGCTGTGGAGCACCAAAAAAGCTTGAACAATGA
- a CDS encoding adenylosuccinate lyase, producing the protein MYNKYVSPLSERYASKQMQYIFSPDKKFKTWRKLWIALAETERELGLEQITQEMIDELKAHQDDINFAEAKEREKIVRHDVMSHVYAYGLQCPKAKGIIHLGATSCYVGDNTDIIVMTEALKLVRVKLVNVMNELSKFAMEYKDMPTLAFTHFQPAQPTTVGKRATLWLHEFYLDYLDLCYVIDSMKLLGCKGTTGTQASFVELFSGDDEKIKKLDSMIAQKMGFQDCYPVSGQTYSRKIDTRVLNVLAGIAQSAHKFSNDIRLLQHLKEIEEPFEKTQIGSSAMAYKRNPMRSERIASLSNFVMSNVMNPMLVASTQWFERTLDDSANKRLSVPEGFLAIDGILDLCLNVVDGLVVYPKVIEKRLMAELPFMATENIMMDAVKMGGDRQELHERIRELSMEAGRQVKVEGKENNLLDLIAEDPMFNLTREELEKTMDPTKYVGRCPQQVVEFVEECISPILEEYRDELGKTAQINV; encoded by the coding sequence ATGTATAATAAATATGTAAGTCCACTTTCAGAGCGCTATGCGAGTAAACAGATGCAATATATCTTTTCTCCAGATAAGAAATTTAAGACTTGGAGAAAATTATGGATTGCACTTGCAGAGACTGAGCGAGAACTTGGTCTTGAGCAGATTACACAAGAGATGATTGATGAATTAAAGGCACATCAAGATGATATCAATTTTGCGGAGGCTAAGGAGAGAGAAAAGATTGTTCGTCATGATGTTATGAGCCATGTCTATGCCTATGGATTACAATGTCCAAAAGCCAAAGGCATTATTCATCTTGGAGCAACGAGTTGCTATGTGGGGGACAACACAGATATCATTGTGATGACAGAGGCGTTGAAGCTTGTTCGAGTAAAATTAGTCAATGTGATGAATGAGTTGTCCAAGTTTGCAATGGAATACAAGGATATGCCGACACTTGCATTTACTCACTTCCAGCCAGCACAGCCAACAACAGTTGGAAAGCGAGCAACACTTTGGCTACATGAATTTTATCTTGATTACTTGGATCTTTGCTATGTGATTGATTCCATGAAGCTTTTGGGGTGCAAGGGAACAACAGGTACACAGGCCTCATTTGTGGAGTTGTTTTCCGGAGATGATGAAAAAATCAAAAAATTAGATAGCATGATTGCACAAAAAATGGGATTTCAAGATTGCTATCCTGTATCTGGTCAAACTTATTCCAGAAAAATAGATACTCGTGTGTTGAATGTTTTGGCAGGAATTGCACAGTCTGCACATAAGTTCTCCAATGATATTCGCTTATTACAGCATTTAAAGGAGATTGAGGAGCCGTTTGAAAAGACACAAATTGGTTCATCAGCAATGGCGTATAAGAGGAATCCAATGCGCAGTGAGAGAATTGCTTCACTGTCTAATTTTGTGATGAGCAATGTAATGAATCCAATGCTCGTGGCTTCTACACAGTGGTTTGAAAGAACATTAGATGATTCAGCAAATAAGAGATTATCTGTGCCTGAGGGATTTTTGGCCATTGATGGTATTTTAGATCTTTGTCTCAATGTGGTCGATGGACTTGTGGTTTATCCGAAGGTAATTGAAAAGCGTCTGATGGCTGAGCTACCATTTATGGCGACAGAAAATATTATGATGGATGCTGTAAAAATGGGTGGAGATCGTCAGGAGTTACATGAGAGAATTCGTGAGCTTTCTATGGAAGCAGGAAGACAGGTAAAGGTTGAGGGCAAAGAAAATAATTTGCTCGATTTGATTGCAGAGGATCCAATGTTCAATTTGACAAGAGAAGAGTTGGAAAAGACAATGGATCCGACAAAGTATGTGGGACGCTGTCCGCAACAGGTGGTTGAATTTGTTGAGGAATGTATCTCACCAATTTTAGAGGAATATAGAGACGAGCTTGGCAAAACGGCCCAGATCAATGTTTAA
- a CDS encoding 4-hydroxy-tetrahydrodipicolinate synthase — translation MAVFTGAGVALVTPMNEDGSVNFEKLAEVLEEQIAGKTDAIISCGTTGEAATLTTEEHLEVIKRTVEIVGGRVPVIAGTGSNCTKTAIYQSQEAQKYGADALLLVTPYYNKCTQKGLIEHFTAVANAVSIPVILYNVPSRTGVNIAPETTAYLVKNVKNIVGVKEASGDLGAIAKIFKLCEGVDIDLYSGNDDQVVPIMSLGGKGVISVLSNVAPKQTHDMCQAALDGDFATAAKIQIEALDVINLLFCEVNPIPVKAAMNLQGKNVGGLRLPLTEMEEEHKKKLEAAMRAYHLL, via the coding sequence ATGGCAGTATTTACAGGTGCTGGAGTCGCTTTGGTGACCCCAATGAATGAAGATGGAAGTGTAAATTTTGAAAAGTTAGCTGAAGTTTTGGAGGAACAGATCGCAGGGAAGACAGATGCGATTATTAGCTGTGGTACAACAGGTGAAGCAGCTACATTGACAACGGAGGAGCATCTTGAAGTCATTAAGAGAACGGTGGAGATTGTAGGAGGAAGAGTACCTGTGATCGCTGGAACAGGCTCAAATTGTACAAAAACAGCCATCTATCAATCACAGGAAGCACAAAAGTATGGGGCGGATGCTCTCCTTTTAGTGACACCATATTACAATAAGTGCACACAAAAGGGGTTGATTGAACATTTTACTGCAGTGGCCAATGCAGTCAGCATTCCTGTGATTCTTTATAATGTGCCAAGTCGTACAGGAGTGAATATTGCACCAGAGACGACAGCTTATTTAGTAAAGAATGTAAAAAACATTGTGGGTGTAAAGGAAGCAAGTGGAGATTTGGGAGCTATTGCAAAGATCTTTAAGCTCTGCGAAGGCGTGGATATTGACCTGTATTCTGGAAATGACGATCAGGTTGTGCCAATTATGTCCTTGGGCGGAAAGGGCGTGATTTCTGTGCTCAGCAATGTGGCACCAAAGCAGACACATGATATGTGTCAGGCTGCACTGGATGGAGACTTTGCGACAGCAGCAAAGATTCAGATAGAAGCTTTAGATGTCATCAATTTACTATTTTGTGAGGTGAATCCAATTCCTGTAAAGGCAGCAATGAATTTACAGGGAAAGAATGTCGGAGGACTTCGACTTCCACTGACAGAGATGGAAGAAGAGCACAAGAAAAAGTTAGAGGCAGCGATGCGAGCATACCATTTACTATAA
- a CDS encoding adenylosuccinate synthase gives MVRAIVGANWGDEGKGKITDMLAEEADIIVRFQGGSNAGHTIINNYGKFALHLLPSGVFYQHTTSIIGNGVALNIPYLLKEINSIVEKGVPTPKVLVSDRAQILMPYHILQDTYEEARLAGKAYGSTKSGIAPFYSDKYAKIGIQVSELFDDEILAEKVEKICTLKNVLFVNLYHQPELNPKELMDTLHEYRDMIAPYVCDVSAYLYEALKAGKKVLLEGQLGSLKDPDHGIYPMVTSSSTLAAYGAIGAGIAPYEITDIITVVKAYSSAVGAGEFVSEILDEAVADELRHRGGDGGEFGATTGRPRRMGWFDAVASRYGCRIQGATEVALTVLDVLGYLKEIPVCIGYEIDGEVVKDFPVTAKLKKAKPVYDYLPGWNCEIRGIKKYEDLPENCRNYIEYIERELGVPVKMVSNGPGREDIIYR, from the coding sequence ATGGTAAGAGCGATTGTTGGTGCGAACTGGGGAGATGAAGGCAAGGGAAAAATTACAGATATGCTTGCTGAAGAGGCAGATATTATTGTTCGATTTCAGGGGGGCAGCAATGCTGGTCATACAATTATCAACAATTATGGCAAGTTTGCACTTCATTTGCTGCCATCGGGTGTGTTCTATCAGCACACAACAAGTATTATTGGCAATGGAGTTGCCTTAAATATTCCTTATCTATTAAAGGAAATCAATTCAATTGTAGAAAAGGGCGTGCCAACACCAAAGGTCTTGGTTTCTGATCGCGCACAGATTTTGATGCCATACCATATTTTGCAGGACACTTATGAGGAGGCTAGACTTGCAGGAAAAGCGTATGGTTCAACAAAGTCAGGAATTGCACCATTTTATTCCGATAAGTATGCAAAGATTGGCATTCAAGTCAGTGAATTATTTGATGATGAAATTTTGGCAGAAAAAGTTGAAAAGATTTGTACATTAAAGAATGTTCTCTTTGTCAATCTCTATCATCAACCAGAGTTAAATCCAAAGGAATTGATGGATACTTTACATGAATATAGAGATATGATTGCACCTTATGTATGTGATGTGAGTGCCTATTTATATGAGGCCTTGAAGGCTGGAAAAAAAGTCCTCCTTGAGGGCCAGCTTGGTTCGCTAAAGGATCCGGATCATGGAATTTATCCAATGGTAACTTCTTCTTCGACATTGGCCGCTTATGGAGCGATTGGTGCTGGAATTGCCCCATATGAGATTACAGATATTATCACAGTGGTCAAGGCCTATTCAAGTGCAGTGGGGGCTGGTGAATTTGTCAGTGAGATCTTAGATGAGGCAGTAGCAGATGAGTTGAGACACAGAGGAGGAGATGGCGGAGAGTTTGGTGCTACAACAGGTCGTCCAAGAAGAATGGGATGGTTTGATGCAGTGGCTTCTCGCTATGGTTGTCGAATTCAAGGAGCAACAGAGGTTGCCCTCACTGTTTTGGATGTCCTTGGATATTTAAAAGAGATTCCTGTTTGTATTGGATATGAAATTGATGGAGAGGTCGTTAAGGACTTCCCAGTGACAGCAAAGTTAAAGAAGGCAAAGCCAGTGTATGATTACCTTCCAGGTTGGAATTGTGAAATTCGTGGTATTAAAAAGTATGAGGATTTGCCAGAGAACTGTAGAAATTATATCGAGTATATCGAAAGAGAACTTGGTGTGCCAGTAAAGATGGTCAGCAATGGACCAGGTAGAGAAGATATTATTTATAGATAG
- a CDS encoding NAD(+) synthase, with amino-acid sequence MRDGFIKVAAVTPKVVVADVDHNKSVVWMAMQEQMATGTKICVFPELVLSAYTCNDLFFQRPLIEEAKFALKEIVEKSNGSDMVSFIGLPFAVGGKLYNCAAIVQNGHLLGLVPKQNYPNYGEFYEKRYFCDGNARVRMIDFFGEKVPFGANILLCCENIPELVIAAEICEDVWVPDPPSTHHALAGATVIANTSASDEMVGKSGYRESLIANQSARLVAAYIYANAGEGESTQDVVFGGHNMIAENGSILAKSKLFIGGAVVSEIDVQKLMAERRKMTTYPREQDEEYLRIPFSLQMQEVELTRFIDPSPFVPSDVQRRNERCEEIMMIQAMGLKKRLEHTKAKCVVLGISGGLDSTLALLVCAKAFDLLSIERSRIHAITMPGFGTTDRTYQNACKLTKELGASLEEISICESVLQHFKDIHQDVNCHDVTYENAQARERTQILMDIANRDNGLVIGTGDLSELALGWATYNGDHMSMYAVNVSVPKTLVRYLVDYYAQTTKEKQVSAILKDVLDTPVSPELLPPVDGKISQKTEDLVGPYELHDFYLYSMFRFGFSPRKIYRLACLAFGKEYDKKTIYRWLRTFYWRFFAQQFKRSCLPDGPKVGSVAVSPRGDLRMPSDASAQVWLKELEEIEENLE; translated from the coding sequence ATGAGAGATGGTTTTATAAAAGTGGCTGCAGTGACACCAAAGGTTGTCGTTGCAGATGTAGATCACAATAAAAGTGTGGTGTGGATGGCGATGCAGGAGCAAATGGCAACGGGCACAAAGATTTGTGTATTTCCAGAACTGGTGCTCTCTGCCTATACTTGCAATGATTTATTTTTTCAAAGACCACTGATTGAAGAGGCAAAATTTGCACTCAAAGAGATTGTGGAAAAATCAAATGGCAGTGACATGGTCAGCTTTATTGGTCTGCCATTTGCAGTGGGTGGAAAACTATATAATTGTGCGGCCATTGTGCAAAATGGACATTTGCTCGGTTTAGTGCCAAAGCAAAATTATCCTAATTATGGGGAATTTTATGAAAAACGCTATTTTTGTGATGGCAATGCTAGAGTGAGAATGATTGATTTTTTTGGCGAGAAGGTACCATTTGGGGCAAATATTCTTCTTTGTTGTGAAAATATTCCAGAACTTGTCATAGCGGCAGAAATTTGTGAGGATGTCTGGGTTCCCGACCCGCCAAGTACGCATCATGCCCTTGCTGGTGCAACGGTGATTGCCAACACTTCGGCCTCAGATGAGATGGTAGGAAAGAGTGGTTATCGGGAGAGTTTGATTGCCAATCAGTCGGCTAGGCTTGTGGCAGCCTATATTTATGCCAATGCTGGAGAGGGAGAGAGCACTCAGGATGTGGTCTTTGGTGGCCACAATATGATTGCAGAAAATGGAAGCATACTTGCAAAGTCAAAACTATTTATTGGTGGGGCTGTGGTATCAGAAATTGATGTGCAAAAACTGATGGCGGAGCGAAGAAAGATGACGACTTATCCGAGGGAGCAGGACGAGGAATATCTGCGTATTCCTTTTTCTTTGCAGATGCAGGAAGTAGAATTGACTCGCTTTATTGATCCATCACCTTTTGTGCCTTCAGATGTTCAAAGGCGAAATGAACGCTGTGAAGAGATTATGATGATTCAAGCGATGGGACTAAAAAAGCGCTTAGAGCACACCAAGGCCAAATGTGTAGTTCTTGGCATTTCAGGAGGACTGGATTCGACATTGGCTCTTCTTGTATGTGCAAAGGCTTTTGATCTATTGAGTATAGAAAGAAGTCGAATTCATGCCATTACTATGCCTGGGTTTGGAACGACAGATCGAACCTATCAAAATGCCTGTAAGTTGACAAAAGAGTTGGGAGCAAGTTTAGAAGAAATTTCAATCTGTGAGTCTGTACTACAGCATTTTAAGGATATCCACCAAGATGTCAATTGTCACGATGTCACCTACGAGAATGCACAGGCAAGGGAAAGAACGCAAATTTTAATGGATATTGCCAATCGGGATAATGGGCTTGTCATTGGAACAGGAGATTTGTCAGAACTTGCCCTTGGATGGGCGACCTACAATGGGGATCATATGTCGATGTATGCAGTCAATGTCTCTGTTCCAAAGACATTGGTTCGATATTTAGTAGATTATTATGCTCAGACAACAAAAGAAAAGCAAGTTTCTGCGATTTTAAAGGATGTCCTTGACACACCGGTCAGCCCCGAACTATTACCTCCAGTGGATGGAAAGATTAGTCAAAAGACAGAAGATTTGGTTGGCCCTTATGAATTACATGATTTTTATTTGTATTCTATGTTTCGATTTGGTTTTTCTCCAAGAAAGATTTATCGCTTGGCTTGCCTAGCTTTTGGCAAGGAGTATGACAAGAAGACCATTTATCGCTGGCTGAGGACATTTTATTGGAGGTTTTTTGCTCAACAATTTAAGCGTTCCTGCCTTCCAGATGGTCCAAAAGTTGGAAGTGTGGCGGTGTCTCCAAGGGGAGATTTACGCATGCCATCCGATGCTTCCGCACAGGTTTGGCTGAAAGAATTAGAAGAAATTGAGGAGAATTTGGAGTGA
- a CDS encoding 4-hydroxy-tetrahydrodipicolinate reductase has translation MTRIIMHGCNGAMGRVISELLAGNTDTKIVAGVDLQGEKLFDYPVFTSLESIDVEADVIIDFASAKAIDGLLDYVEAKKIPVVLCTTGLSNEQLERVEKVSQSVAVLRSANMSLGINLLLKLVKEAAEVLTKAGFDMEIVEKHHRRKLDAPSGTALALADAINEQMNGEYEYTFDRSQRHEPRREKEIGISAVRAGSIVGDHDVIYAGEDEVVTISHTAYSRKIFAKGAIAAAEYLSGKKAGMYSMADVIDKK, from the coding sequence ATGACAAGAATTATTATGCATGGTTGCAATGGAGCAATGGGACGAGTAATCTCAGAGCTTCTTGCAGGGAATACAGATACAAAGATTGTAGCAGGAGTAGATTTGCAGGGAGAGAAGCTTTTTGACTATCCTGTGTTTACTTCGTTAGAAAGTATTGATGTGGAGGCAGATGTCATTATTGATTTTGCCTCAGCAAAGGCAATTGATGGATTGCTTGATTATGTGGAGGCAAAAAAGATCCCGGTTGTATTGTGTACGACAGGTCTTTCCAATGAGCAATTGGAGAGAGTAGAAAAAGTGAGTCAATCGGTAGCTGTGCTTCGCTCTGCCAATATGTCTCTTGGCATTAATTTATTGTTAAAATTAGTTAAAGAGGCAGCAGAAGTGTTGACAAAGGCCGGTTTTGACATGGAGATTGTAGAAAAGCATCATAGAAGAAAACTTGATGCGCCAAGTGGAACGGCACTTGCACTTGCCGATGCTATTAATGAACAGATGAATGGGGAGTATGAGTATACATTTGATCGTTCACAGCGCCATGAGCCAAGAAGAGAGAAGGAAATTGGAATTTCTGCAGTGCGAGCAGGCAGTATTGTGGGGGATCACGATGTGATTTATGCAGGAGAAGATGAGGTTGTGACGATTTCTCATACAGCCTATTCGAGAAAGATTTTTGCCAAGGGAGCTATTGCGGCTGCAGAGTATTTATCTGGAAAAAAAGCAGGAATGTATTCTATGGCAGATGTCATTGACAAAAAATAA